DNA from Streptomyces sp. NBC_01476:
CCGGAGACACGGCTGATGTGGACGGCGTCGCCGTAGCTCGCGGTGGACTGCCGCAGCTGGGCGAGCTGAGCTGCGGTCACCCGGCTGTCGATGTTGATGTCAAGGGTGTTGGTACGCGGGTTGACCGACCAGGCACTGCCGGCGATGTCCGCGCTCCGGGCCGCGCTGTCGGCCTGGGCCAGCTGGGCGGCACTGTGCGTCACGAGCCGTGGGGTGGCGCCCGCCGCGCGGACGGTGTCGGCCGCGGCCTGGGTGGTGACGTTGACGACGGTGGTCTTGCTCGCACTGTCGTAGTACGTGCCCGCGGTGGCGTTCGCGCCGAGGTGCGAGGCCACGGATGCGGCTGCTTCCGGAGTCGCCTTGGGGGTGGGGGCGGCGGTCGCGGACGGCAGCGCGAAAGCGGTCGCGGCGAGCAGGCCGGAGGTGACCGCGATCAGCTGTATGCGTCGGGTGGACTTCACTCGTTCCTCCTGTGGGGGTGGGAGGTAGGGGGCGGGTGATTTGTCGGTGTACCGTCATGACCGCACCGATAAACGAACGCCTCATGCGGCTGACGAGTACTCATGGGAGTATTCAGACCTCACAGGCAACACACAAGAGGGCGTTTCGGCCCGGAACCCGGCGGGAGTTCGGCCGGAAGATCAGCCGGATGCCCCGGGCGCCGCACAATGCGCAGGCCGGGCGGAGTGCGGCCCCGGCGGCCGAAGGGGGCGGTAGGGCGGCGGAAAATGACGTCGGGTCAGGGTGTCTCAGGCCGTCTCACCCACTGAGAATCCGCCGCTCCTCCGGCCCCTCGCGGGAGACCGCGGTGGGCGGCCGGAGGGCGCGAGCGGACGGACGGACGCGGGCCGCGGGAACACTGGGGGGCAGCGCCGTACGGTTCGGGTCCACGGTCACCGGGCCGCACGGCGCCGGGGTCGGCACGGACCGGAAAACGGAATCGGATCGGAACCGGAAGAAGGTCTGCGCACGCGTCGCCGACAGGGGCGGCGGACGGGCCGGCGGTCCGCTCCGGCCGCTTCGTCCGCTCCGCCACGGCCCGCGCGTCCGGTCGCCTGCTCGCCCGCTCGGGCCGGGAGACCCTTCCGCACAGTCACCGTCGGAACGGTTGCCCGGGGGGTGCCGGATGCGGGACGGGCCGCCGCAGGGCGAGGTGCTCCCGCAGCGTCGCGCCCGGGTGGAAAGAACGGAAGAGGCCCCGGTGCTGGAGCAGCGCCACCGTGCCGTTGACAAAACGTTCCAGGTCGCGGCGTGGCTCAACCGGCCGCACGTGGAAGCCGTCCACCGCGCCGGACCGCTGCCAGTCCGCGATGAGGTCGGCCAGGTCGACCGGTCCGCCGCTGAAGAGCACGCCGCCCGTGCCGTCGGGAGCGGGGGAGCTGTCGGCGCCAGGTTCGGGACCGAGTTCGCCGCCGCCGAGGTCGATGGCGAGTTCACCGAGCACCAGCAGCCGGTCCGGGTCGCGGCCCGCCTCCATCGCGAGCCGGCGCAGGTCGTTCCGTATCAGCAGCGCCTGGTCCGGACGGGCGGCCCGGACGAAGGCGACGTCCGCGTGCCGGGCCGCGGTGGTCCTGGCCGCGGGTTCTGTGGCGTCCACCGCGATCACCGGCCGGCCCTGCGGCGTCCGCGAACCGGCGCCGCCGGCAAGGTCACCGTCCGCGTCCCACGCGAGGGAGACCGCAGCGGCCACTTCGTCCGCGTGCCGCCACCGCGCCTCGGCCCGCTCGGCCCTGCCCCGTCCCGCCGCCGCGCCCGGCACGGCCAGCGCCCATCCGGCCCGGCCCTGGCTCACCCGGTCCAGAGCGGCGACCGCGAGGGCGAGTTCGGCCGGAGGTGCGGAGGAGGCCGCCAGCGCCGGCACCACGCCGACCCGGTCGGTGGCCGGCGCGAGCCGGGTGAGGACCGCGAGGGCGTCGTCGCCGCTGTCACCCTCTCCCCCGGCCAGCGTCACGAAATCCAGCGCCCCGCGCTCAGCAAGCCGGACCAGCTCCAGATAGGACCCAGCGGGCTCCTCCCCACCGTCGATCGCAGCGGCCAGATGAAGCGTCCGGGTCCGCCGCAGCGGCCACGCGGCCGCCCCCGGCGCACCAGAAGCCGGCGCCCCCGCCGAAGCCGCCGGCACGTTCCGCTCAACCGCCGCACCCGGCACGGCATGAGCCGCCGACCCCGCCGAACCGTCCGGCCCACTCGCCGCAGCCACCCCGGCAGGAGCCGCAGGCGCAGCCGGCACCGCAGAAGGCTCAGGCACCGCCGACGCAACCGGCACCACCGAGGCGTCCGGCGCAGACGACTCCGCAACAGCCGCGGGCACCGTCGGCACGGCCAGCGCAACCGGCACCGCTGAAGCGGCTGGCACAGACGGCACCGCAAGAGCCGCAGGCACCGCAGAAGCCGCCGATGCAACCGGCACCACCGAGGCGGTCGGCGCAGTAGGCGCAGCCGACACTCCGGAACGGGCAGGCACCGCCGAAGCAGTCAGCCCGGTCGACACCGCGGAAGCCGCAGGCACCGTCGGCACGGCCCGCCCAACCGGGACCGCCGAAGCGGCCGGCGCGAACCGCACCGCAGGAGCCGCAGGCACCGTCGGCGCAGCCGAGGCCGCGGGCATCGGCGAGGCGGGCGGCGCTGGCACCGCGGACGGCGGCGGGGTGGGGAGGGGGGAAATATCAGCACGCATGCGAAGGCTCCGTGGACACGCGGAAGAGGCGGAGGACGCCTTCACACAGTTGCCGCGTCCCTCAACGCGGCTGGGGCCCCGGGGGCCTTGACATGAGGCTATGCCGACGCCGTCGGCGACTGTCAAGCGTGTCCGGTCCGTGGACACGCGTCTCAGCTCGGTTGACGGATCGCCCGCCCGGCTGCTGCACTGTCCGCATGCGCAGCTGTCAGCTGGTCACCCGCGATCACATCGACTTCGGTCGGGTGTGGTCGGCCGCGTGTTGTAGCCGCTGACCACCTCCGACAGACGCCCGACGGACCGGCGTCCCCGCCGGCCGGCGGATCGTCGTTCCGTCGCCTTCACACAGGCACCCGATCGTTCGGCAGCTCCGGCCCCTCCCTCGGGCCACCCCACCGCAGAGCGCGGCCCGGCTCACCACCGGCCGGCCATCAGGCCCCGCAGTTGAGACATTCGCAGCACTCACAGCAGTCACAACAATCGCAGCAGTCGCCGTCACAGCTGCCGCACCAGGAGTCCCGGCGCTGCCCGCTCCAGGCGTCGTCGTGCTCACGGCAGCACAGTTCGCAGGTGCAGCACATGCCCGTGTAGACCAGGCACCCCATCAGCAGTCCGCGCCGCCGCGGCGGTTCCGGCGGCGGAAATCCGCCGGGGCCGCCGGGGCCGCCCGGTGCGTACGGACTGCGCCCGGGGTCCTGCGGCGCGTACGGACTCCCGCGGAACGGGTTGCCCGGCGGCGGCAGCTGGGCCGCCCGGTGGGTGCACCCGCCGGTGCCGAAGGCCCGGTCCACCGACCGTCCCAGCTCGTGGACGAGCAGCACATGCGCCAGCCGCCCGGCCGCCGGGTCGGCGAACTCGGTGTCGTGCAGGGCGAGCCGGATGCCGTGCCGGGCGTCGTCGCAGAGCCGCCGCGCCTCGGCCAGGCCGGTACCGGTCGCGGTGAGCGGGTTCCAGGCACCGGTGCCGGTGTCGTCGGCGAGATCCTCGACCGCGTCCAGGAGATGGGCGAGCCGGCCGAAGAGCCGGCCCGCTTCCGCCAGCGGTGCCAGGTTGCCGGGCCGCCCGGTGAGGACGGCGGTGTGCGCGAAGGCCGCCGCGGTCGCCGTTTCGGTGGGTTCGGTGACGGTGAGCAGCGGGGTGCCGGGCCCGGCCGCCGCCTCGATCCCGCCCTGCCGGCCGACCGCGTCGAGCAGCACGGCGGTGTCGAAACCGACGGCTTCCCCGCCGCGCGCGCCGGCCCGGTCCCAGCGGCGGGCGACGGTACGGGCCGCCGCGGCGACCGGCCGCCGGCCGAACGCGCCGTCCCGGTCGTCGACATGGTCACGTATCTTCGCCGAGGCGAGCACCAGCGAGACCGCCGCGGCGAGCCGGGCACCCTCCCCCGTGGCGACCTGTGCGGTACGCATCCCCCGCAGCGGGCACGGGCCCGCGGTGCGCAGCCGGCCGCCGGGCGTACGCCGCCCGCCGTCGTGCGCGGTGGACACCGGAGGGGACTGAGCCTCCGTCAGGACCGATATGACCAGTCCGTCATAGTTGGTTGCGATACGGGCGAACTGTCCGTGGCCGTCCCGCAGTGCCAGGCAGAGCCCGCACAGATGGGCGAGCCAGGACGCCGCCATCCCCTCTGACATGCGGTGACGACACGGTCTGATGATGCCGAACATGCCCACGTACCCCCGTCGAGCCGGCTACTTCACAGCGGCGGTCATGTTATCGGCCTGCCAACACGGGGCAGGGTACGGCCGTACGGCCCTGCGAATCACCCGCACGTGGAGCAAGTTCCCATCGATCCGTCACCCCGCTTACCCCTGCCGCGGCTTGACGGTGCGCCACTATCGTGTGTGCCAGTACCGTCACAAGTCGCCTGAGTGGCGGCAATCCGCATGGCAGAGAATCCACGTCATGGACGACCATAGGAACAGCGGACGGTACGACCGCGTGTGAGAGAGGAGGCGTCCATGGGTTCGGTACGACGGGCGAGTGCCTGGCTGGGCCTCGTCGACGACAACGGCGGCGAGGGTTACTACGACGAGGAGTACGCCGACTACGGCGAGGGCTCCGAGCGTGCCGACACCTGGGTGACCGACCCACGGGTGCGGGTGGCCAGCGAGTCCGCCGAGGAGCAGGGCCGCCGGATCGCCACCGTCACCCCGGACGGTTTCCGGGACGCGCGCGGCATCGGGGAGCTCTTCCGGGACGGCGTACCGGTGATCGTCAACCTCACCGGCATGGATTCGGCCGACGCCAAGCGCGTCGTCGACTTCGCGGCCGGGCTCACCTTCGGTCTGCGCGGCTCCATCGAGCGGGTGGCCACCCGGGTCTTCCTGCTGACCCCGGCCGACTACTCGGTGATGAACGCGGACTCCCGCCGTGGCGGGGACGGCTTCTTCAACCAGTCGTGACCCGAGGGGACTCCGGATGACAGAACAGGCCGAACCACCCCACCCGGGGTACGGGGACCGCTCCCCGGAAGACGGCGGCGACCGGTCGTGAGGGCGGCTTCGCGTGATGGAGTCACGCGAAGCCGCCCCCACGCCGCGCGGACGCCCCAACGCCGTGCCCGCCCCCGAAGGCCGCGCCGCCACCCGCACGCCGCGCCGCGCCCCACGCCGCGACCCGCTCAGCCGCGGAAGGCGTCGAGCCCGGTGAGCGCCTTGCCCAGGACCAGCTGGTGCATCTCCACCGTGCCCTCGTAGGTGAGCACGGACTCCAGATTCGTCGCGTGCCGCATCACCGGGTACTCCAGCGAGATCCCGTTGGCCCCCAGGATCGTGCGGGCGGTGCGGCAGATCCCGATCGCCTCGCGGACGTTGTTGAGCTTGCCGAAGCTGACCTGCTCGGGGCGCAGCCGGCCGGCGTCCATCCGTCCGCCCAGGTGGTGGGCGAGCAGGATCCCCTTGTGCAGTTCCACCGCCATGTCGGCGAGCTTGGCCTGGGTGAGCTGGAAGCCGGCGATCGGCCGGCCGAACTGCTCCCGGCCCTTGGCGTACTCCAGCGCCGCCTCGAAGCAGGAGCGGGCCGCACCCATCGCGCCCCACACGATGCCGTAGCGCGCGTGGCTGAGACAGCTCAGCGGGCCGCGCAGTCCGACGGCCTCGGGGAGGACCGCGTCGGCGGGCAGCCGTACGCCGTCCAGCACCAGTTCGCTGGTGACGGAGGCCCGCAGGCTCCACTTGTGGTGGATCTCGGGGGCGGTGAAGCCGGGGGTGCCGGCCGGCACCAGGAAGCCGCGGACCCCCTCCTCGGTCTGCGCCCAGACCACAGCGACACCGGCCAGCGAACCGTTGGTGATCCACATCTTGCGGCCGTCCAGCACCCAGTCGGTGCCGTCGCGCTTGGCGTACGTCCGCATCCCGGCGGGATCGGAGCCGTGGTCGGGTTCGGTGAGCCCGAAGCAGCCGATCACCTCGCCGGCCGCCATCGGCGGCAGCCAGCGCTCCTTCTGTTCGGGTGAGCCGTAGCGGTGGATTGCATACATCGCCAGCGAACCCTGGACCGAGACCAGGGAGCGGATGCCGGAGTCGGCGGCCTCCAGTTCCAGGCAGGCCAGGCCGTACTGCACCGCGCTGGCGCCCGCGCAGCCGTAGCCGGTCAGCGGCATGCCGAGCGCTCCGATGGAGCCGAGTTCGCGGGCGAGTTCGCGGGCCGCGGGGAGTTCGCCTGCCTCGTACCAGCCGGCGACATGGGGCAGCACCCGGTCGGCGGCCCATGCCCGTACGGTGTCGCGGACCGCCCGGTCCTCCTCGGTGAGCAGGTCGTCCAGGCCCAGCGGGTCGTACGGATCGAAGGACGGCCTGGACGCGGGTGCGGGGGATGCGGGGGATGCGGACATGGCTGGACCTCCGGCCCGGAAACGAGCAGTGGTAGCAGCGGCGGCTCGGCGCCGACGTTACGGCTCACTCCCCCGTGCGTCCAGAGCGTACGGCCGCGGCCTGTCCCTGGCGCGCCGTGTGCGGCGGGCCGGCCGCCGCCGGGGTGCCGTCCTCGGGTCTCTCGCACTCCATCACCCGGGGCAGCCGCATCGCCGCGCACGCCCCACCGACCAGCAGCACCGCGCTGACCAGCAACGTCATATGCATGCCGTGCACATAGGAGTGCCGGGCGGCCTGCCGCAGGGCGGCTCCCGACCCGCCGCCCAGCCGGTCGGCGACGTCGTACGCCTCGCCGAGCGACTTCCCTGCGGCGGCGTTGTCGGCGCTGCTCACTCCGGCGGCGTGCGGGCCGTAGGCGGCGTTCATCACCGTGCCGAGCAGCGCGATGCCAAGACCCGCGCCGAGCTGGTACGAGGTCTCGCCGATCGCGGCGGCGCCACCCGCCTGGTGCGCGGGGACCTCGCTGAGCATCGACTCGTAGGCGCCGAAGAGCGTGGTCTCCAGGCCGAACCCGAGCAGGACGAAGGCGGCGGTCAGCAGGCCCGGGCGGTCGGTCTGGCCCAT
Protein-coding regions in this window:
- a CDS encoding cell division protein SepF, which gives rise to MGSVRRASAWLGLVDDNGGEGYYDEEYADYGEGSERADTWVTDPRVRVASESAEEQGRRIATVTPDGFRDARGIGELFRDGVPVIVNLTGMDSADAKRVVDFAAGLTFGLRGSIERVATRVFLLTPADYSVMNADSRRGGDGFFNQS
- a CDS encoding DUF5685 family protein — translated: MFGIIRPCRHRMSEGMAASWLAHLCGLCLALRDGHGQFARIATNYDGLVISVLTEAQSPPVSTAHDGGRRTPGGRLRTAGPCPLRGMRTAQVATGEGARLAAAVSLVLASAKIRDHVDDRDGAFGRRPVAAAARTVARRWDRAGARGGEAVGFDTAVLLDAVGRQGGIEAAAGPGTPLLTVTEPTETATAAAFAHTAVLTGRPGNLAPLAEAGRLFGRLAHLLDAVEDLADDTGTGAWNPLTATGTGLAEARRLCDDARHGIRLALHDTEFADPAAGRLAHVLLVHELGRSVDRAFGTGGCTHRAAQLPPPGNPFRGSPYAPQDPGRSPYAPGGPGGPGGFPPPEPPRRRGLLMGCLVYTGMCCTCELCCREHDDAWSGQRRDSWCGSCDGDCCDCCDCCECCECLNCGA
- a CDS encoding LLM class flavin-dependent oxidoreductase; protein product: MRRTRTLHLAAAIDGGEEPAGSYLELVRLAERGALDFVTLAGGEGDSGDDALAVLTRLAPATDRVGVVPALAASSAPPAELALAVAALDRVSQGRAGWALAVPGAAAGRGRAERAEARWRHADEVAAAVSLAWDADGDLAGGAGSRTPQGRPVIAVDATEPAARTTAARHADVAFVRAARPDQALLIRNDLRRLAMEAGRDPDRLLVLGELAIDLGGGELGPEPGADSSPAPDGTGGVLFSGGPVDLADLIADWQRSGAVDGFHVRPVEPRRDLERFVNGTVALLQHRGLFRSFHPGATLREHLALRRPVPHPAPPGQPFRR
- a CDS encoding acyl-CoA dehydrogenase family protein, with product MSASPASPAPASRPSFDPYDPLGLDDLLTEEDRAVRDTVRAWAADRVLPHVAGWYEAGELPAARELARELGSIGALGMPLTGYGCAGASAVQYGLACLELEAADSGIRSLVSVQGSLAMYAIHRYGSPEQKERWLPPMAAGEVIGCFGLTEPDHGSDPAGMRTYAKRDGTDWVLDGRKMWITNGSLAGVAVVWAQTEEGVRGFLVPAGTPGFTAPEIHHKWSLRASVTSELVLDGVRLPADAVLPEAVGLRGPLSCLSHARYGIVWGAMGAARSCFEAALEYAKGREQFGRPIAGFQLTQAKLADMAVELHKGILLAHHLGGRMDAGRLRPEQVSFGKLNNVREAIGICRTARTILGANGISLEYPVMRHATNLESVLTYEGTVEMHQLVLGKALTGLDAFRG